The Pseudofrankia sp. DC12 region ACCTGGCCGGCATCGCCGACGAGGTCCGTTCCGGCTTCGGCGCCACCCCGAAGGCCGGCCCGGCCTCGAACGGGACCAGTCAGAAGGCCGACCAGGGCGACGGCTGATGGACCTGACCTGGTCGGACGAGGACGAGGCGTTCCGCGCCGAGGCGCGGGCGTGGCTGACGGCGAACGTGCCGGCGACGCCGCTGCCGTCCGGGGACACCCGAGCGGGATTCGCCGCCCATCTCGACTGGGAGCGACAGCTCTTCGAGGCTCGCTGGGCCGTCGTCTCCTGGCCGCGGCGCTACGGCGGCCGGGACGCGAGCCTCTGGCAGTGGCTGGTCTTCGAAGAGGAGTACGCCCGGGCCGGTGCCCCACAGCGGGTCACCCAGAACGGGATCTTCCTGCTCGCCCCGACCGTCTTCGAGTTCGGCACCCCCGAGCAGCAGGACCGGATCCTCCCCCGGATGGCCGCCGGCCTGGACACCTGGGCGCAGGGCTGGTCGGAGCCCGGCGCGGGCAGCGACCTCGCCGGCCTGCGCTCCACCGGCGTCTGGGATGCAGAACAGGGCGGCTGGCGCCTGTCCGGCCAGAAGACCTGGACGACGCGGGGCGCGTTCTGCACCCACATCTTCGGCCTGTTCCGCACTGGTACGACCACTGAGCCGGCTTCGGACGCGGAAGCCGGGTCACGTCCGGGCCGGCCCGCCGGCAGGCATCAGGGGCTGACCTACTTCCTGGTGCCGCTGGACGCACCGGGGGTGACGGTTCGCGGCTTCGAACGCCTCGACGGCGACGAGGGCTTTGCTGAGATCTTCTTCGACGACGTCTTCGTTCCCGCCGAGAACGTCCTCGGTGGAGTGGACAAAGGCTGGCAGGTCGCGATGGCGACCACCGGCTCGGAGCGCGGCCTCACCTTGCGCCCACCGGGCCGGTTCCTGGCGACGGCGAACAGGCTCGTCGAGCTGGCCCGGGCCGCTCCCGATGGGCTGCCCGCGGCGGCGCGCGACCGCGTGGTGCAGGCGCACATCGACGCGCAGGCCTACCAGCTCTTCACGCTGCACCAGGTCAGCGGCCTGCTCAACGGCCGCCAGCCGGGGCCGGCGTCGAGCCTGAACAAGCTCTTCTGGTCGGAGCTGGACGTCCGCATCCACGAGACCGCCCTGGACCTGCTGGGCACCGGCGCCGAGCTCGACGGCCCGTGGAGCAAGGGCTTCCTCTTCTCGCTGTCGGGCCCGATCTACGCCGGCACGAACGAGATCCAGCGCAACGTCGTCGCCGAACGTCTCCTCGGCCTGCCCAGAGCCTGACCCGGGGACCGCGAGAGGGAGACGGCATGGATTTTGAACTCGACCCTGACGCGGCCGCCCTCGTCGAGGCGGTCATGCCGGTACTCGACGCCGAGGCGACCACGGCCCTCATCCGCGCCGCCTGGCCGACCGGCACCGGAGCGGCTGGCCTGGAGCAGGTACGCAAGGTCTGGGCGACCCTCGCCGACGTCGGTCTCGCCGGTGCGCTGGTCCCGGAGAGTGCGGGTGGGCTGGGCCTGACCATCTCGGACGTCGTCCCGTTGCTGGAGCGCGTGGGACAGGCCGGCCTACCGGTGCCGGCCGTCGAGACGGTCACGTTCGCGGCGCCGCTGCTGGCCGCCGCCGGCCATCCGGCGCTGCCCGACGTCGTCGCCGGCCGCGCGCTCGTCGCGGTCGCCACCCGGACCCCGGCCGGCCAGATCGTCGTGCCACACGGTCAGCATGCCGACCTGGTCATCGTCCCGGTACCCGCGTGGCCCGGCCGGCCGGCGACGGACGCGTTCGACGCCCTGGCGACGGGCGCCGCCCTGCTGCGGATCCACGCCGCCGGCGAGCTGGAACTCGCCCCGGTCGGGACCGTCGACGGTGCCCGTGGGCTGGCCCGCCTGACCTCGTTCCCGGCGGCGGGGGCCGTCCTGACCAACGACCCGGACGCCGCCCGCCTGGCCTGGTGGCGGGCGGCGGTCGGCACGTCGGCAGTCCTCGTCGGCCTGGCCGCCCGCCTGCTCGCGATCACCGTCGACCACGTCAGGACCCGCCGTCAGTTCGGGGTCCCGGTCGGCAGCTTCCAGGCGGTCAAGCACGCGTGCGCGTCGGCGCACCTCGCGACCGAGTTCGCCCGCCCCGCGGTCCTCGCCGCCGGGTGGCGGCTGGCCTACTCCCCCGACGACGATCCGGCCGCCGCGAGGGACGCGGCGAGCGTCGCGAAGGTGCTGGCGGCGGACGCGGCCCGGCTCGCGGCCCGGGTGGCGATCCAGTGCCACGGCGCGATCGCCTACACCACCGAATACGACCTGCACCTGTTCGCCAAGCGGGCCTGGGCGCTCATTCCCGCCTTCGGCGACCCGCA contains the following coding sequences:
- a CDS encoding acyl-CoA dehydrogenase family protein, translating into MDLTWSDEDEAFRAEARAWLTANVPATPLPSGDTRAGFAAHLDWERQLFEARWAVVSWPRRYGGRDASLWQWLVFEEEYARAGAPQRVTQNGIFLLAPTVFEFGTPEQQDRILPRMAAGLDTWAQGWSEPGAGSDLAGLRSTGVWDAEQGGWRLSGQKTWTTRGAFCTHIFGLFRTGTTTEPASDAEAGSRPGRPAGRHQGLTYFLVPLDAPGVTVRGFERLDGDEGFAEIFFDDVFVPAENVLGGVDKGWQVAMATTGSERGLTLRPPGRFLATANRLVELARAAPDGLPAAARDRVVQAHIDAQAYQLFTLHQVSGLLNGRQPGPASSLNKLFWSELDVRIHETALDLLGTGAELDGPWSKGFLFSLSGPIYAGTNEIQRNVVAERLLGLPRA
- a CDS encoding acyl-CoA dehydrogenase family protein is translated as MDFELDPDAAALVEAVMPVLDAEATTALIRAAWPTGTGAAGLEQVRKVWATLADVGLAGALVPESAGGLGLTISDVVPLLERVGQAGLPVPAVETVTFAAPLLAAAGHPALPDVVAGRALVAVATRTPAGQIVVPHGQHADLVIVPVPAWPGRPATDAFDALATGAALLRIHAAGELELAPVGTVDGARGLARLTSFPAAGAVLTNDPDAARLAWWRAAVGTSAVLVGLAARLLAITVDHVRTRRQFGVPVGSFQAVKHACASAHLATEFARPAVLAAGWRLAYSPDDDPAAARDAASVAKVLAADAARLAARVAIQCHGAIAYTTEYDLHLFAKRAWALIPAFGDPQYHRARLAERLGLRPAPSDSVSARLIPPPGKETSR